In the genome of Bradyrhizobium sp. CB3481, the window TGAGCGCACGGCGCACATGCTCGGTCAGTCGGATTGTGTCTTTCTCGGTCTGCCCCCATTTGGCCAATGCGTCGAGGATGGTGCGCATGTTTCGTATTGAAACGTCCTCCGAAATTAGTAGTCGAAGGACCTCCGAGATCTTCTGCAGAGGAACCAAGCGCAGCGCCTCCTTTACGAGCTCCGGAAACGATTCCTCCATTTGTTTCAAAAGAATTTTCGTTTCCTCGACGCCGATAAATTCATCGGCATGCCTGCGCATGACGTAACCAGTATGGTAGGCAAGAATATGAGCTGAATCCAAAAAGGGAATCCCTGCACCTCGCAGCAACTCAAGATGCGCGACGTCGACCCAGACGGTCTCGATATCAGGCAAGAAGGACGTGCCCAGAACATATGGAATGTCCAGAATTTCGAGATTTTCGGGAGTATCGCGCGCCAGAATATGGCCCGACCGCAATCCTCCATCACCACACGGAAGTTCATTTACCCTGATGATATACCCTTCCCTCTTGCAGCTGCCGCTGAGCCGCACACTGATCTCTGGGAGAGGGACACCGAGATCAAGCACGAGCGCCTGCCGCGTGGCGGCCAACGCCTTACTCAGCACATCACGTTGGATCATCGCCTGAGTATCGTGACCAATGTCGATCATCAGAGGTGTGGTAAACGCGATGCCATTGGCGCCCGCGCCGCTCCTCTCGGCGGGTTCGTCCGGACGCGTCGAGAGCTCCCTAGAGGCGCGCAGCCGACTTCGCAGCAGCAACCAGCCACCACCTCCAATTGCTCCTGCCAAGACTATGAAGATAATCGTGGGAAACCCAGGTACAAAGGAGAACAGGATAAGGACGAATGAGCCGACAATCAGTGCAAGGGGTTGTCCCCTCACTTCGTTGCCCATCGCATTACCGAGATCTACGTCGCTGTCCCGGTTACTGACCCTGGTGACGATAAAGCCTGCCGTCATCGCATTGAAGAGGGCGGGTATCTGACTGACAAGTCCATCCCCAATAGTCAGCATTGCATAGCGCTCCAGCGCATCGTTCAATGCCATTCCCTTTTGAACAACGCCAATCGTGATCCCGCCGATGATGTTGACCACGATACTGAGCAAGCCGGCGATGGCGTCGCCTGTGAGGAACTTCATGGCGCCGCCCGTCGCGCCGTACAACTGACTCTCGCGCTGGATTTCTATACGTCGCCTACCCGCCTCTTGCGTGTTGATGCTGCCAGCACGCAAGTCGGCTTCGACACTCATTTGCTTCCCCGGCATCGAATCAAGGGAGAAGCGTGCGGCGATATCGGCGACGCGCTCAGAACCTTTGGTAATGACGACAAATTGCACAATGGTGATGATCAGGAAGGTGACTGCACCTACAACGAGATTTCCAGCCAGCACAAAGTGGCCGAAAGTCTTGATGATTTGGCCGGCGTCCGCATTCAGCAAGATGGTGCGCGTTGCCGCAATGCCAAGCGACAGCCGAAAGAGCGCTATCAGCAAAAGCACCGATGGGAACGACGTGAAGTCAAGGGGTGACCTGATATAGATCGCCACCATAAGCAGGAGCATTGACATTCCCAGATTTACAGCCTGCAGCACGTCGATGAAAACTGGAGGAAGTGGGATGATCATCATAAAGACAATCGCAATCAGCAACACTACCAGAACAATATCATTGCGGCCGCTCGCAAAGATCAGGAGTTTTTCGAATGACTTCATACCCCCCCACCGCGCGGCTTGCCCTGCAGGACAGGTTCGGCGTCACTGATATAGCTAGCTGCTGATCGTCTCAGCCCTGGGGCCGAGCCGCCCGCACGCCTTAACTGACGCCGAACGTTTGAAATTATCCCGCTTCGTCCTACGGACGCGCCAGAAGCGCCACCAACGCTAATGCACCCCTCCGACAATTCCGTCAGCCGGAGCCGTGAAACAGAAGACTTCATGATGCTGCCAAGACTTGATAACAGCGAGGCTCGCTGGATTCGCGGAATACAACGCCCCACCAAAAAAAACACCAGGTGAGACGGCGCCACAACCTAAGCATCGAGCCCCGAAGCGACGCATTTCTCAGGCGCCCGCCCAAATTGGGCGGGCGTTCTCACGCCGGATGATTCGAGGTTGATCACCTCGGAGACTACGCCACCCTCAATTCCAACCAACCCCGCGACGGGACCTCTCCTACCTGCGTGACTAATACAACTTCACTTGTCAGCCCAAATAGGCACTCATTATAATGCAGTGTAAGGTGCTTATGGGCGCAAGAGAGTCGCAGTATCTGCGCGAATCCGAAGGCATGTCCCCTCGCCAGATGAAGGCTGCAATTAGCATTACAGTTGTTGCGCCAGGAGACCGGCAAGGAGTAGGTGGTGGGAGTCCACTGCGATGAAGGAGTAGCGATCTACATCGGCCCCGAGCCGTGCGCGGGCGTCCGCGAGGATGTCGGCGAAGCGTCGGCAGGGGAGCGCATAGGCCAGCCATCGAGCCGCCAAAGAATGTTTTCCCGAGAGCGGACGCTGTCAACTGGGCGGAAGGCAACACGAAGGGGTCCGATATCGCGAGCATCCCGACGTCTCGGCGTGGTCGCAGACCCCGGTATGTGCAGAAGCTTCTTGTACGGAGCCGGGAGCTCTCTTGGTCGGCCAGATGCTCATGGAAGCAGTGTGGTCCGCGGCGGGAAGGCGAGGAGCTGTAGCCGCGGATGAACGACCAGGAGAAGTCTGACTCCGCCATAGTAGCTATGAAGTCGCCGAACAAAGCCGGACGTACGGTGGCGGAGGCGATGGAGCGAAGGGCGGGGACCAAGGGAAACGCGAGACAGCAAAGCACACTCCGGACACAGGGCCGGGATCGTGTGATCCAAGAGTTCGATCGCGTACGGCAAGCCGCAAGGCAGAGGAAGGAGCGGTTCACAGCGCTTCTCCACCATGTTAATACCGACACGCTCCGGATGGCTTTCTACGCGCTCAAGCGCAAAGCAGCCCCGGCGTGGATGGTGTGACATGGCAGGACTTCGAGACAGACCTGGAGCCTCGGCTTGCGGATCTGCACCGACGGATCCACGGAGGAGCGTATCGTCCCCAACCGTCACGTCGGACGTATATTCCGAAGGCGGACGGCCGGGAGCGAGCGCTGGCGATCGCTGCTTTGGAAGACAAAATCGTCCAAGGCGCGGCCGTCATGGTGCTCAACGCCATTTACGAAGGCGACTTCGTCGGTTTCTCCTATGGGTTTCGACCCGGTAGGGGACAACATAATGGGTTGGACGCGCTTGCGGTAGCGATCACCCACGCGGAAGGTGAACTGGATGTTGACCCCGACGTGCAGAACTTTTTCGGAAGTGTGAACCAAGACTGGCTGGTCCGGTTTTTGGAACACCGCATCGG includes:
- the sctV gene encoding type III secretion system export apparatus subunit SctV — its product is MKSFEKLLIFASGRNDIVLVVLLIAIVFMMIIPLPPVFIDVLQAVNLGMSMLLLMVAIYIRSPLDFTSFPSVLLLIALFRLSLGIAATRTILLNADAGQIIKTFGHFVLAGNLVVGAVTFLIITIVQFVVITKGSERVADIAARFSLDSMPGKQMSVEADLRAGSINTQEAGRRRIEIQRESQLYGATGGAMKFLTGDAIAGLLSIVVNIIGGITIGVVQKGMALNDALERYAMLTIGDGLVSQIPALFNAMTAGFIVTRVSNRDSDVDLGNAMGNEVRGQPLALIVGSFVLILFSFVPGFPTIIFIVLAGAIGGGGWLLLRSRLRASRELSTRPDEPAERSGAGANGIAFTTPLMIDIGHDTQAMIQRDVLSKALAATRQALVLDLGVPLPEISVRLSGSCKREGYIIRVNELPCGDGGLRSGHILARDTPENLEILDIPYVLGTSFLPDIETVWVDVAHLELLRGAGIPFLDSAHILAYHTGYVMRRHADEFIGVEETKILLKQMEESFPELVKEALRLVPLQKISEVLRLLISEDVSIRNMRTILDALAKWGQTEKDTIRLTEHVRRALKRQICFQYCIGTNLLPAYLLAPDLEETLRNAIRQSSAGGYLALNRPDQIINKIRAAIGPLEKQPHTPVLLTEMEIRRYLRTLIEVDLHRLAVISYAELTQGVSLQPLGWISLQ
- a CDS encoding reverse transcriptase domain-containing protein, with amino-acid sequence MDGVTWQDFETDLEPRLADLHRRIHGGAYRPQPSRRTYIPKADGRERALAIAALEDKIVQGAAVMVLNAIYEGDFVGFSYGFRPGRGQHNGLDALAVAITHAEGELDVDPDVQNFFGSVNQDWLVRFLEHRIGDKRIIRLIRKWLKAGILEDGVATVDDRGTGQGSVISPLLANVYLHYTFDLWAERWRRQEAHGGSCAMPMIWWSASSMRTMLAVSLMQCVNGLKHSR